A stretch of the Paenibacillus dendritiformis genome encodes the following:
- the ctaD gene encoding cytochrome c oxidase subunit I, with the protein MDWLTTVDHKKIGILYLIAGGFFFGIGGIEAILIRIQLIKPNFEFVDAQTFNELITMHGTTMIFLGAMPLIFALMNAIVPLQIGARDVAFPFLNALGFWTFFFGGVLLNLSWLLGGVPDAGWTSYVPLSSTDYSPHHGVDFYVLGLQISGLGTLIGGINFLATIINMRAPGMSFMRMPMFTWTAFITSALILFAFPAVTVGLVLLMFDRLFGGNFFYTPNGGNVVLWQHIFWLFGHPEVYILILPAFGIISDVVSTFSRKRLFGYSSMVFATVLIGFLGFMVWAHHMFTVGLGPVANALFSVATMLIAVPTGIKIFNWVFTLWGGSIKFTTANLFAVGFIPTFVMGGVTGVMLAAAPADFQFHDTYFVVAHFHYTIVGGLILGLFAGFHYWWPKMFGRMLNEKIGKATFWMFWIGFQLTFFVQHFLGLIGMQRRIFTYLPNQGFDTMNLISTIGALMMGVGVLLFLTNVIVSHRQKQVVGNDPWEDGRTLEWTIPSPPPEYNFKQTPLVRGYDAWWKEKMEGRTEMTPAEPVGAIHMPSPSILPFMMSVGLFIAGFGFMFAKDDFNNGALNFLFNNHLVAILGLVITFACMVIRSVKDDHGYHIEPEELEQKGVKA; encoded by the coding sequence ATGGATTGGCTGACGACGGTCGACCATAAGAAGATAGGTATTCTTTACCTTATTGCCGGAGGCTTCTTCTTCGGTATCGGCGGTATTGAGGCCATCTTGATACGTATACAGTTGATCAAACCGAATTTCGAATTCGTGGATGCGCAGACATTCAACGAATTGATTACGATGCATGGAACGACCATGATCTTCCTTGGCGCCATGCCACTGATATTCGCCCTAATGAATGCGATCGTGCCGCTGCAAATCGGGGCGCGCGACGTGGCGTTCCCGTTCCTGAACGCGCTCGGCTTCTGGACATTCTTCTTCGGAGGAGTGCTTCTGAATCTGAGCTGGCTGCTGGGCGGAGTGCCTGATGCAGGCTGGACTTCCTACGTCCCATTGTCCAGCACCGACTACAGCCCTCACCACGGGGTCGACTTTTATGTTCTCGGGCTTCAGATTTCCGGTCTCGGGACGCTGATCGGCGGGATTAACTTTCTGGCTACGATTATTAACATGCGTGCGCCGGGCATGTCATTTATGCGGATGCCGATGTTTACCTGGACGGCGTTCATTACGTCCGCGCTCATTTTGTTCGCTTTCCCTGCCGTTACGGTAGGTCTCGTATTGCTCATGTTCGACCGTCTCTTCGGAGGGAACTTTTTCTATACGCCGAACGGCGGCAACGTCGTTCTATGGCAGCATATTTTCTGGTTGTTCGGCCACCCTGAAGTATATATTTTGATTCTTCCGGCGTTCGGTATTATCTCGGATGTCGTGAGCACATTCTCGCGGAAGCGTCTGTTCGGGTACAGCTCGATGGTTTTCGCCACCGTGCTTATCGGATTCCTGGGCTTCATGGTCTGGGCGCACCATATGTTCACGGTTGGTCTGGGACCGGTTGCGAACGCGCTCTTCTCGGTAGCGACGATGCTGATTGCCGTTCCGACGGGGATCAAAATATTTAACTGGGTATTTACGTTATGGGGCGGGTCAATTAAGTTCACCACCGCCAATCTATTTGCGGTAGGCTTTATCCCTACGTTCGTTATGGGGGGCGTAACCGGGGTCATGCTGGCCGCGGCGCCGGCAGACTTCCAGTTCCATGACACCTATTTCGTCGTAGCCCACTTCCACTATACGATTGTAGGCGGGCTGATTCTTGGTCTGTTCGCGGGCTTCCATTACTGGTGGCCGAAGATGTTCGGCCGGATGCTGAACGAGAAAATAGGGAAGGCCACGTTCTGGATGTTCTGGATCGGCTTCCAACTGACGTTCTTCGTTCAACACTTCCTCGGTTTGATCGGGATGCAGCGGCGCATCTTTACGTATTTGCCGAACCAGGGCTTCGATACGATGAACCTCATCAGTACAATCGGGGCGCTGATGATGGGGGTTGGGGTATTGCTTTTCCTGACCAACGTCATTGTCTCGCACCGTCAGAAGCAGGTTGTGGGCAACGATCCTTGGGAAGACGGACGCACGCTGGAGTGGACGATTCCTTCTCCGCCGCCGGAGTATAACTTCAAGCAGACTCCGCTTGTGCGCGGATATGACGCTTGGTGGAAAGAAAAGATGGAAGGCCGTACGGAGATGACGCCGGCCGAACCGGTTGGAGCGATCCATATGCCTTCACCTTCCATCTTGCCGTTCATGATGTCCGTCGGCCTGTTCATCGCCGGCTTCGGCTTCATGTTCGCCAAGGACGATTTTAATAACGGAGCCTTGAATTTCCTGTTCAACAACCATCTCGTTGCGATTCTTGGATTGGTGATTACGTTCGCCTGCATGGTCATTCGTTCCGTCAAGGACGATCACGGCTATCATATTGAACCGGAAGAGTTGGAGCAAAAGGGGGTAAAAGCATGA
- a CDS encoding ABC transporter ATP-binding protein, protein MKPLELKQVVKQYADKTAVNGLSLNVEEGEIYGLLGANGAGKTTTMRMVLGLIYPDGGEIRYQGRPFHTELQRTLGYLPEERGMYPKIRVSDQVTYLAQLRGMPRKEADRNLKYWLERFNVPENYNKKIEELSKGNQQKIGFIAAIVHKPKLLILDEAFSGLDPVNVELLKETVKELRDQGTSILFSTHRMEHVEELCRNVTILQKGNAVVQGSLRELKSRYPREQVILRTAGEVEGLASIPGVADVNRTEEGYRIRISDEAAAQEILQKALAQGPIQHFEVKEPTLNEIFIKAVGGGSNE, encoded by the coding sequence ATGAAGCCATTGGAGTTGAAGCAAGTCGTGAAGCAATATGCGGACAAGACAGCCGTCAACGGCTTGAGTCTGAACGTGGAAGAGGGGGAAATTTACGGTCTTCTCGGGGCGAACGGCGCGGGGAAAACAACGACGATGCGCATGGTGCTTGGCCTTATTTACCCGGATGGAGGAGAGATTCGCTATCAAGGCCGGCCGTTCCATACGGAGCTGCAGCGGACGCTGGGGTACTTGCCGGAAGAGCGGGGCATGTATCCGAAGATTCGGGTAAGCGATCAGGTGACCTATTTGGCGCAATTGCGCGGAATGCCGCGCAAGGAAGCGGACCGGAACCTTAAATATTGGCTGGAACGCTTCAATGTGCCGGAGAACTATAACAAGAAGATTGAGGAGCTGTCCAAAGGGAATCAGCAAAAAATCGGGTTCATCGCGGCCATCGTGCATAAGCCGAAGCTGCTCATTCTCGATGAGGCGTTCAGCGGGCTGGATCCGGTCAATGTCGAGCTGCTGAAGGAGACCGTCAAGGAGCTTCGCGACCAAGGGACGAGCATTCTGTTCTCGACCCACCGGATGGAGCATGTCGAGGAGCTGTGCCGCAATGTGACGATTTTGCAGAAGGGCAATGCGGTCGTCCAAGGATCGCTGCGGGAGCTGAAGTCCCGTTACCCGCGGGAGCAGGTGATCCTTCGGACCGCCGGGGAAGTGGAAGGGCTGGCCTCGATTCCGGGGGTGGCCGACGTGAACCGGACGGAGGAGGGATACCGCATCCGGATCAGCGACGAGGCTGCGGCGCAGGAAATTTTGCAGAAGGCGCTCGCCCAAGGTCCGATTCAGCACTTCGAAGTGAAGGAGCCGACCTTGAACGAAATCTTTATCAAGGCGGTAGGAGGTGGTTCGAATGAATAA
- a CDS encoding MFS transporter, with the protein MKGLRGLGLGKDIALLALILFLVEFVRGAALISFIPIYGKNTLQISLAIIGTAITAHYLTDTILKMGIGYLLDRLSPRLIINAGLLISFAGIGLFYYGSSDWLFIAAAALYGVGISPVWIVCLTKVKEENRAAQMGFLYMIWLVGMGAGPVVLNLIVDKHPQTAFLLLFALSGIAWALSFFIGGGRQRLAEAAPVPFRQQWDALLVKMKAMKPLLPGMILQTLGASMLVPILPTFAAEALSFSSQQYSVLLVLGGGFTVLGLVPMGKWSDRVGRKPFLIIGFGIFGLALASLSLYPSVIFAYGLAVLLGISYSAVLPAWNALLALYVPPGNKGLGWSLLSTVEGIGVLLGPVIGGVIASASSAGTVIWISAGLFAAISIIYLLFPSRWFAER; encoded by the coding sequence TTGAAGGGATTACGGGGACTTGGATTAGGGAAAGACATCGCGTTGCTGGCTCTTATTTTATTTTTGGTGGAGTTCGTTCGGGGAGCGGCCCTGATTTCGTTTATTCCGATTTACGGAAAAAATACATTGCAGATCAGTCTGGCCATTATCGGAACCGCGATTACGGCTCATTATTTAACGGATACGATTTTGAAAATGGGGATTGGCTATTTGCTTGACCGGCTCTCCCCCCGGCTCATCATCAATGCAGGCTTATTGATTTCATTCGCGGGCATCGGACTGTTCTATTACGGGTCAAGCGACTGGCTGTTCATCGCGGCAGCGGCCCTGTATGGCGTCGGCATCTCCCCGGTGTGGATCGTATGCCTCACCAAGGTGAAGGAAGAGAACCGGGCCGCGCAGATGGGCTTCCTCTATATGATCTGGCTTGTCGGGATGGGGGCGGGCCCGGTCGTGCTCAACCTGATCGTGGACAAGCATCCGCAGACCGCCTTTCTGCTGCTGTTCGCCCTGTCGGGGATCGCATGGGCCCTCAGCTTCTTCATCGGCGGCGGCAGACAGCGCTTGGCCGAGGCCGCTCCCGTTCCGTTCAGGCAGCAGTGGGATGCCCTGCTGGTGAAGATGAAGGCGATGAAGCCGCTTCTCCCGGGCATGATTCTGCAGACGCTAGGCGCAAGCATGCTCGTCCCGATTCTGCCGACCTTCGCCGCGGAGGCGCTCTCCTTCTCGAGCCAGCAGTACTCGGTGCTGCTCGTTCTTGGCGGCGGCTTCACTGTGCTCGGGCTTGTTCCGATGGGCAAATGGTCGGACCGTGTCGGGCGCAAGCCGTTCCTGATTATCGGCTTCGGAATCTTCGGCCTGGCGCTCGCTTCGCTGTCTCTCTACCCGTCCGTCATCTTCGCTTACGGATTGGCCGTGCTGCTCGGAATATCCTATTCCGCGGTGCTCCCGGCCTGGAACGCGCTGCTGGCGCTGTATGTCCCGCCGGGGAATAAAGGTCTGGGCTGGAGCCTGCTCTCCACCGTGGAAGGGATCGGGGTGCTGCTCGGCCCCGTGATCGGCGGCGTCATCGCGAGCGCATCGTCCGCCGGCACGGTCATCTGGATCAGCGCCGGCCTGTTCGCCGCGATTTCCATTATTTATTTGCTGTTCCCGTCCCGCTGGTTCGCGGAAAGGTAA
- a CDS encoding transposase, whose translation MTKEQEHNEYKMNPMSRDRVEVDGIYANEWGREEVLHRGQHFPSDPQLGASEWELKEFMFDNHHEGRTDSRLVPKAEEEPPKQTHPRKHTDRGDK comes from the coding sequence ATGACAAAAGAACAGGAGCATAATGAATATAAGATGAATCCCATGTCCCGCGATCGGGTCGAGGTGGACGGCATATACGCGAATGAATGGGGACGGGAAGAAGTGCTTCACCGCGGCCAGCATTTTCCCTCGGATCCGCAATTGGGCGCGTCCGAGTGGGAGCTGAAGGAGTTCATGTTCGACAATCACCATGAAGGCCGGACCGATTCCCGGCTCGTGCCCAAGGCGGAGGAAGAACCGCCGAAGCAGACGCATCCGCGCAAGCATACCGATCGGGGCGATAAATAA
- a CDS encoding GntR family transcriptional regulator, with protein MFIPIDINENSSEPLYAQITNQLRGLILSGYLDEGMLLPSIRELSHQLRCSVITVRRVYQDLEAEGLLRTKQGTGTFVAPVGSGERESYRKRAVEEALMTAVEAAMRVEMPAAELSHMLEDLIRQKKMK; from the coding sequence GTGTTCATACCGATTGACATTAATGAGAACAGCTCGGAACCGTTATATGCGCAGATTACGAATCAGCTGCGCGGGTTGATTTTGAGCGGTTATCTCGATGAAGGGATGCTGCTGCCGTCCATCCGTGAATTATCCCACCAGTTGCGGTGCAGTGTGATTACCGTTCGGAGAGTATATCAGGATTTGGAAGCGGAAGGGCTGCTGCGGACGAAGCAGGGAACGGGGACGTTCGTTGCGCCGGTCGGTAGCGGCGAACGGGAGAGCTACCGCAAGCGGGCCGTGGAAGAAGCGCTCATGACAGCGGTCGAGGCCGCCATGCGGGTAGAAATGCCCGCGGCCGAGCTATCGCATATGCTGGAGGATCTGATCCGGCAGAAGAAGATGAAGTAA
- a CDS encoding tyrosine-protein phosphatase: protein MMKDFYRRIAFESMPQIRELIMLHYMLSNSLTETRMKRAAAFLRYTSLFRLTHDRLKALLQVRRDYLEEVLDELLGQYGSVEAYLNEGCGISEFIK from the coding sequence ATGATGAAGGATTTCTATCGAAGAATCGCATTTGAGAGTATGCCGCAAATCCGCGAATTGATCATGCTGCATTATATGCTGTCCAATTCATTGACGGAAACCCGTATGAAGAGAGCGGCGGCTTTTCTGCGGTATACAAGTCTTTTCCGGCTCACGCACGATCGGTTGAAGGCTTTGCTTCAAGTTCGCCGCGATTATTTGGAAGAAGTGCTGGATGAGCTCCTCGGCCAATATGGATCGGTAGAGGCTTATTTAAACGAAGGCTGCGGCATCAGCGAATTCATAAAATGA
- a CDS encoding ABC transporter permease: MNNVWTVIGFTLRTKLMTKSFLISTLILALLLSIGANVPYFISLFSNNEPTTIGVVSGPHPDIAKSLTDHYAKQEKADFRFVPYTDATDGQLKKDVQAGKIDGYITFEDKAQGVFPLVVYSGKDELGMEKESKLTGTLTLIKTEWLVKDSLTPEQIAQLNEPVQVENKTILKEGGQAGEEKNPAKKGVSVAVVTVLIILFFMTNTMTGNMIASEVTQEKSSRIMEILITSVSPLAQMFGKIIGMFILGLMQIVLFFLVMIGNLMLPHNNAPLKAINFDISMIDWGVVGGGLLLYVLGYFLYATLFAAVGSIVSRTEDLGQAIMPITMLTLAAFYIAIFSISTPNSLLVRISSYIPFFTPTSMLLRLGAGEVAWWEFGISIVILLASVFVFGWLAAKIYRTGVLMYGKRPSWKEIRKAMKAYKI, encoded by the coding sequence ATGAATAATGTATGGACGGTCATCGGATTTACGCTGCGGACCAAGCTTATGACCAAATCGTTTCTTATCTCGACGTTGATTCTCGCGCTGCTGCTTAGCATAGGGGCCAACGTCCCGTACTTTATCTCTTTGTTCTCGAATAACGAACCGACGACGATCGGCGTCGTCTCCGGGCCGCATCCGGACATCGCGAAGTCGCTCACCGATCATTACGCCAAGCAGGAGAAGGCGGATTTCCGCTTCGTTCCGTATACGGATGCGACGGATGGGCAGTTGAAGAAGGATGTGCAGGCGGGCAAAATCGATGGGTATATTACGTTCGAGGACAAGGCGCAGGGAGTATTTCCGCTTGTCGTCTATTCCGGGAAAGATGAGCTCGGCATGGAAAAGGAATCGAAGCTGACGGGCACGCTCACCTTGATTAAGACGGAGTGGCTGGTCAAGGATTCGCTGACTCCGGAACAGATCGCCCAATTGAACGAGCCGGTTCAAGTCGAGAACAAGACGATCCTGAAGGAAGGCGGTCAGGCCGGCGAAGAGAAGAACCCTGCCAAGAAGGGGGTCTCGGTTGCGGTCGTCACTGTGCTCATCATCTTGTTCTTCATGACAAATACGATGACGGGGAATATGATCGCGTCCGAGGTTACGCAGGAGAAAAGCTCGCGCATTATGGAAATTCTCATTACGAGCGTCTCGCCGCTCGCCCAGATGTTCGGGAAGATTATCGGCATGTTCATCCTCGGGTTGATGCAGATTGTGCTCTTCTTCCTCGTCATGATCGGGAATCTGATGCTGCCGCATAACAATGCGCCGCTGAAGGCCATTAACTTCGATATCTCGATGATCGATTGGGGTGTCGTAGGCGGCGGCTTGCTGCTCTATGTGCTGGGCTACTTCCTGTACGCGACCTTGTTCGCGGCGGTCGGCTCGATCGTGAGCCGGACAGAAGATCTCGGCCAAGCGATTATGCCGATTACGATGCTGACGTTGGCGGCGTTCTATATTGCCATCTTCAGCATCTCGACGCCAAATTCGCTGCTGGTCCGAATATCATCGTATATTCCATTCTTCACGCCAACCTCGATGCTGCTGCGCCTCGGCGCAGGCGAGGTGGCCTGGTGGGAATTCGGGATATCAATTGTCATCCTCCTCGCCTCGGTCTTCGTGTTCGGCTGGCTGGCGGCGAAGATCTACCGCACCGGCGTGCTGATGTACGGCAAGCGCCCGTCGTGGAAAGAGATCCGCAAGGCGATGAAGGCTTACAAGATTTAA
- the coxB gene encoding cytochrome c oxidase subunit II, with the protein MMKRWHAVKRLLPLLAGLVLLLSACGRADLSALNPQGPIAEGQFGLMKIAISIMTLVVVAVFALSIYAVIRFRRRPGDQSIPKQVEGNHKMEVIWTVIPILLLIILAVPTVKYVFAFAEDYSKDPDAIKVKVTAHQFWWEFEYPELGVHTAQDLVIPTGKNVAVELRTADVLHSFWVPALAGKMDTNPSGNVNKMYFSANEVGVYRGKCAELCGQSHALMEFKVKSVSEETFNAWVNEMKAEPKPFEGDAQVAESFKQNCLTCHAIDNAPSLGPNLKGTGSREAVAGIMLNRDTIDEPLEQQVIEDHLRQWILNPQKVKPGNTMPKFEGVLSEKELDGIVKYLAEYKLDSLKEINKQ; encoded by the coding sequence ATGATGAAACGGTGGCATGCAGTGAAGCGACTCCTTCCTCTGTTAGCCGGGCTCGTCTTGCTGCTCAGCGCTTGTGGCCGCGCGGATTTGTCCGCTCTCAATCCACAGGGTCCGATAGCAGAGGGTCAGTTCGGTCTGATGAAGATTGCGATTTCGATTATGACGCTCGTAGTCGTTGCCGTATTCGCGCTTTCCATTTATGCCGTCATCCGCTTCCGCAGACGGCCGGGTGACCAATCGATTCCGAAGCAAGTAGAGGGCAATCACAAGATGGAGGTTATTTGGACGGTTATTCCGATTCTCCTCTTGATTATTCTGGCCGTGCCGACCGTGAAGTACGTCTTCGCCTTCGCTGAAGATTACAGCAAGGATCCGGACGCGATCAAGGTCAAGGTAACCGCGCACCAATTCTGGTGGGAATTTGAATACCCGGAGCTGGGCGTACATACAGCACAGGATCTAGTCATCCCGACAGGGAAAAATGTGGCGGTCGAGTTGCGGACGGCCGACGTTCTCCACTCGTTCTGGGTGCCTGCTCTCGCAGGGAAGATGGACACCAACCCGTCGGGCAACGTGAATAAAATGTACTTCAGCGCGAACGAGGTTGGGGTATACCGGGGCAAGTGCGCCGAGTTGTGCGGACAGTCCCATGCCTTGATGGAGTTCAAGGTCAAATCGGTAAGCGAAGAGACATTTAACGCTTGGGTTAACGAGATGAAGGCAGAGCCGAAGCCGTTCGAAGGCGATGCGCAAGTCGCCGAGAGCTTCAAGCAGAACTGCCTGACCTGCCACGCCATCGATAATGCGCCTTCCCTCGGCCCGAATTTGAAGGGAACGGGAAGCCGCGAAGCTGTCGCCGGCATCATGCTCAACCGGGATACGATCGACGAGCCGCTTGAGCAGCAAGTGATTGAAGATCATTTGCGCCAGTGGATTCTGAATCCGCAGAAGGTGAAGCCAGGGAATACGATGCCTAAATTCGAGGGCGTATTGTCAGAGAAAGAACTGGACGGCATTGTGAAATATCTGGCGGAATACAAACTTGATTCTCTGAAGGAAATCAATAAGCAATAG
- a CDS encoding DUF420 domain-containing protein, producing the protein MPTVSTTFIVISAILVAIGWALIIKGKREAHKKTMIAAAVAALLFFIIYVSRTIFVGNTSWGGPEGLKTIYLIFLLFHIVLATVAAVFGITTLISGFRSKFKLHRKIGKITSIIWFITAITGVTVYVLLYILYPGGHTKPVIEAIFG; encoded by the coding sequence ATGCCTACGGTAAGCACGACATTTATCGTCATAAGCGCGATTCTGGTCGCGATCGGCTGGGCGCTTATCATCAAGGGCAAGCGCGAGGCGCACAAGAAGACGATGATCGCGGCAGCCGTAGCCGCCCTTCTGTTCTTTATCATTTACGTGTCACGGACCATATTTGTCGGCAATACATCCTGGGGCGGCCCTGAAGGATTGAAGACGATCTATCTCATTTTCCTGCTGTTCCATATTGTGCTCGCTACCGTGGCGGCGGTATTCGGCATTACGACACTGATTAGCGGATTCCGGTCCAAATTTAAGCTTCATCGCAAAATCGGAAAAATCACCTCGATCATCTGGTTCATTACAGCGATCACGGGCGTGACCGTATATGTACTTCTTTATATACTGTACCCTGGCGGCCACACGAAGCCGGTCATCGAAGCCATCTTCGGCTAG
- a CDS encoding cytochrome C oxidase subunit IV family protein, which translates to MAAQNVASNSSNRRHKHEGKQKHIIAFIFSIVLTLIAFVMVASAGIVNKTFTYILLLVMAVLQVIIQMAYWMHMKDKGHMLPIVFMIGGAFVAFLAIIMAVYWVWW; encoded by the coding sequence ATGGCAGCTCAAAACGTGGCATCCAACTCGTCGAATCGCCGTCATAAGCATGAAGGAAAGCAAAAGCATATTATTGCTTTTATCTTCTCCATCGTACTGACGCTTATCGCCTTTGTAATGGTAGCTTCCGCCGGTATCGTGAACAAAACGTTCACCTATATTCTGCTTCTTGTCATGGCGGTTCTGCAGGTGATCATTCAAATGGCCTACTGGATGCATATGAAGGACAAAGGCCATATGCTGCCCATTGTCTTTATGATAGGTGGAGCTTTCGTCGCATTCCTGGCGATAATTATGGCCGTATATTGGGTCTGGTGGTAA
- a CDS encoding ATP-binding cassette domain-containing protein: protein MNTEPVIVLKDVVKGREQLQIGPLNIQIPQGCVTAIVGTNGAGKSTLMGMFMGFIKPDSGTVALFQQVNQPEPDTSVKARIGYVADSPNSEDDDLTAEAAAAFSAYWHERWDWKLYHHLMARYDIPPKTKLKKLSKGMRRKLDLILAICPRPDLLLLDEPSSGFDPLSWRLMIDDLNSFLEEGRRSIVIATHIIEEVKRLADYVLFLHKGQVLLAIEKDALFDAWKEFWVEGEAEEYAGVPGVIKVFQERHGVRLIASQADRADAFLAENGIIPMQTAGIELDDILSYIIELNQGVGCE, encoded by the coding sequence ATGAATACCGAACCGGTCATAGTATTGAAGGACGTGGTGAAGGGCAGGGAACAGCTGCAAATTGGACCGTTGAACATACAGATTCCCCAGGGCTGCGTCACCGCGATTGTGGGGACGAACGGGGCCGGGAAGTCGACGCTGATGGGGATGTTCATGGGCTTCATTAAGCCGGACAGCGGCACCGTTGCGCTCTTTCAGCAGGTTAATCAACCGGAGCCGGACACGTCTGTCAAGGCCCGCATCGGTTATGTGGCAGACAGCCCCAATTCCGAAGATGACGATCTTACCGCGGAAGCGGCGGCCGCCTTCTCCGCCTACTGGCATGAGCGATGGGATTGGAAGTTGTATCATCATCTGATGGCCCGGTATGACATCCCCCCGAAGACGAAGCTCAAGAAGCTGTCCAAAGGGATGCGCCGCAAGCTCGATCTCATCCTGGCTATCTGCCCGCGGCCGGATCTTCTGCTGCTGGATGAGCCGTCTTCCGGCTTCGATCCGCTATCCTGGCGGTTGATGATCGACGATTTGAATTCGTTTTTGGAAGAAGGCCGACGTTCCATTGTCATTGCGACGCATATTATCGAGGAAGTAAAGCGGCTGGCCGACTATGTTCTGTTCCTGCATAAGGGGCAGGTGCTGCTCGCCATTGAGAAGGATGCGCTGTTCGATGCCTGGAAGGAATTCTGGGTGGAAGGGGAGGCCGAGGAGTATGCCGGCGTTCCGGGCGTAATCAAGGTATTTCAGGAGCGGCATGGGGTGCGGCTGATTGCCAGCCAGGCGGATCGGGCCGATGCGTTCCTGGCGGAGAACGGCATTATACCGATGCAGACGGCCGGCATCGAGCTGGATGACATTTTGTCGTATATAATCGAGTTGAATCAGGGGGTTGGATGCGAATGA
- the ctaG gene encoding cytochrome c oxidase assembly factor CtaG, translated as MFELTKYFSPYDVWSPLFLVSSVLVIILYLGITGPYRRVFAQVEPVPASKKSMFIIGVLLLYLAQGGPLNIMSHMMLTFHMLMMAITYIIVPPLILLGIPAWLWKYLLDRKPLRRLKGFMHPILMALLFNALFSFYHVPAIHDYVMTHYAVHIVYYIVLFAAAMIMWWPIVVPVPEWVMLADVKKMGYIFLNGVLITPACALIIFAGEPLYATYVDKETWIQAMGYCLTGDPSKLLAAFDGPEFFNWFSPQEDQQLGGIVMKLVQEIMFGCILYYVFIHWYRRESKEDDDIVDTLPEGQLH; from the coding sequence TTGTTTGAATTAACGAAATACTTTAGCCCGTATGATGTATGGAGTCCGTTGTTTCTTGTCTCTTCGGTGCTTGTTATCATTCTCTATCTGGGAATTACGGGCCCGTATAGACGAGTGTTCGCCCAGGTTGAGCCGGTGCCTGCATCCAAGAAGTCGATGTTCATCATCGGCGTGCTGCTGTTATATCTGGCCCAAGGGGGGCCGCTGAACATCATGAGCCATATGATGCTGACGTTCCATATGCTGATGATGGCCATCACCTACATTATTGTCCCGCCATTGATACTATTAGGCATCCCGGCCTGGCTATGGAAGTACTTGCTCGATCGCAAACCGCTGCGGCGGCTGAAAGGATTCATGCACCCGATCCTCATGGCCCTGCTGTTCAATGCCTTGTTCTCGTTCTACCATGTGCCTGCGATTCATGATTATGTGATGACGCATTATGCGGTTCATATCGTGTATTATATTGTCCTGTTCGCAGCAGCGATGATCATGTGGTGGCCGATTGTCGTGCCGGTCCCGGAGTGGGTTATGCTGGCGGACGTCAAGAAGATGGGCTATATCTTCTTGAACGGCGTCCTGATTACGCCGGCGTGCGCGCTTATTATTTTTGCGGGCGAGCCGTTGTACGCGACTTATGTGGACAAGGAAACGTGGATTCAAGCGATGGGCTACTGTCTAACCGGCGATCCGAGCAAGCTGCTGGCCGCTTTTGACGGTCCTGAATTCTTCAACTGGTTCTCGCCGCAGGAGGATCAGCAGTTGGGCGGAATCGTGATGAAGCTGGTGCAAGAGATTATGTTCGGCTGCATTCTCTATTATGTCTTCATTCATTGGTACCGCAGAGAAAGCAAAGAGGATGACGATATTGTGGACACTCTTCCGGAAGGGCAGCTCCATTGA
- a CDS encoding cytochrome (ubi)quinol oxidase subunit III — protein MSAPAHHADGQWPHEPEKATLDGRNKVIGFWLFLGGEAVLFGTLFATFLALRDQIGDGPAASELFQLPMIAAATAILLVSSLTSVFAVQALHRKDIKSLITWLIVTVVLGFCFLGLEIYEFVEYVHEGHTFTTSAFSTSFYTLVGFHGAHVAFGVVWIAILIGQLFKKGLNLVTAPKVYVSAIYWHFIDVVWVFIFTVVYLMGKVG, from the coding sequence ATGAGCGCACCTGCACACCACGCTGACGGCCAATGGCCTCACGAACCGGAAAAAGCGACGTTAGACGGCCGCAATAAAGTGATTGGCTTCTGGCTTTTCCTTGGCGGCGAAGCGGTGTTGTTCGGCACGCTGTTCGCGACGTTCCTTGCGCTCCGCGATCAGATAGGCGACGGGCCGGCGGCCAGCGAGCTGTTCCAGCTTCCGATGATTGCGGCGGCCACGGCCATCCTCCTGGTGAGTTCCTTGACGAGCGTGTTCGCGGTTCAAGCGTTGCACCGCAAGGATATCAAGTCTTTGATTACGTGGCTCATCGTTACTGTTGTTCTCGGCTTCTGCTTCCTCGGATTGGAGATATACGAGTTCGTCGAGTACGTCCACGAAGGCCATACGTTCACGACAAGCGCCTTTAGTACGTCGTTCTATACGCTGGTCGGGTTCCACGGCGCGCACGTTGCCTTCGGCGTCGTCTGGATTGCCATCCTGATTGGCCAGCTCTTCAAGAAAGGGCTCAACCTGGTCACGGCGCCGAAAGTGTATGTGTCGGCGATTTACTGGCACTTCATTGACGTCGTATGGGTCTTCATCTTTACGGTTGTCTACTTGATGGGAAAGGTGGGGTAA